The region GTCTATAAattctctatagacaaaagtctactaaaagtgtgttgccataaatatatagattgtctatagactgcctatacgatttgtattgcctatagacagttcTCTATAAGTTTGTCCATAGAgcgtctatagactttatagacaaatgtatatagacagtctgtaggctctctaaagaaatttttgtagggGATATCGCTCTCCGGGAAAGAGCTTGTTTTTCTTGAGGGTGATAATTAACGGTAAGCTGTTTGTTTTGTGGAGATTTGCCGGGCAATAACTGTGCCCGGATTACGAAACTCGGTCTGACCACTCTACAATTGAGaacgctctaaaatgcccgctcctattggtcgccggcgcgattttgaaaagttgcgtcacgggaagctgcaatggcgtcacggacgagaaaaaacccatgacgttgcacaccaattatgcccgcggttttagactgtttttgcGAGCGCGAAGAGTCGGTGTACTGAGTTTTAGAgaaaaaatggcggcggcggtggcgtctGCTAtctattggtggcggaggcggaaACGTCGGCGTCAGCAACGActaaggacggtgtacgaggacgcggatgacttgccggacgagctgttccgtcggttatttcgactcgataaggagaaagtggagtggtggTGCGCCGAACTTgccgacgaactgcgaggcgtacggacgagcgctttgtcggtgcggcggcaggtgctgtgcgctctccgtttttttgcctccgggggctttcaagtgtgcgtcggcaacgggcagaccgtcggcctcgcacaaccgacggccaggaagtgcgtgcggcgtgtggctgaggccatatgaaaagtcggcgcacagaagggatgggtgcgtttcccggtgCACCCCGAGGAaaaggcggcagcgaaggcgaccttccttcgtCGCGGctccatccccggcgtcgtcggctgcgtcaacggcacgctgattgccatcaaagcgccgcggggagacccagcaaacagGGCAGCATtatggagccgcaaaggatactacgcgccgaacaccatgatcgtgagtagactggttttctgaccgcatgTGTTCGAAAGCCTCAACCTCGGCAAAGGAAGTTCACGACTAACATTGTCTTCCTGTGTTTCTCGCAAATATGCGACGCAAATATGAAGATCCTTGCTGCCGACACTcactgcccggggtcttgtcacgatgccttttcttggcgttattcatggctgcgtcggaaggtggagcgcgggctgctggaggatggagagtttcttctgggcaAGCATGCAGCCTGttgatcatcgggccacttcgacagcaTATATTAAGCTACAGTACTtcgcagtggctcatacctaaattAGGCGGGTAATAACATGGATGACATGTaacagtatgatgtatcgtatttagttttgtgtatttactgttactacCGAAGCAGAGGCACAAGACATATTGTTAAAAAGTTAAGCGTATTTCCGGCGTAAAACACCAAAACAGAAGAGGTGTGTACATCGCTAGTGTTGTGtaagatatcacagtacatcattaacctagaaggctgtgcttacagaggtaccccttagccATGAttcttctgcatgcctatgaattctagttcagcatactggttttgagctgcttggtatgaatcatttattacagaggcaacaacacacttcactgcaaattttggtcgtgcaggacacagcggatatccactggagccgcaactgctcacaccagtgtcagggcatcctgatgcaaacactgcagaagggcagtacaacgcagcacacgcctcaatgcgatgtgttgtggaacacTGCATTGGAGTTctgaaaagccgcttccggtgccttcaaaggtaccggacactccactacgagccggagcggacGGTGGTAATTactgcagcgtgtgctgcgttgcacgaCATCTGTCTAGAGGAAGCCCTGGGAGCAGACGAAGACCCTACTACCGATGAGCCTGGTAACAAtgggccacctctgcttgccgggtacttggcggggacaggatcccgcatgacctacctgcgtggtagagccatgcgagaccgtatcattggcctctttggcacaactcGTCCGCAGAGGCACGCACCCCTGCAGACAGCGGCAgtggcaacagcagcggcaacaccagcagcagcaccaccaccggcagtaagctcTACatcatctggcagctgtggctgcaatgacccagcgtgctggcgtggcgagttgtcgcagccactcttgccacgggcagtgccattgccctctgttagtgcgtgagcccctgtgtgatatgatgcccctGGCCgcaggtagccacattccagcatttataaaatactttttcttacgtgtgcttgaaagcctacagtggcaagatatgaagtgcacacaccgGCTGCTGCTCCACCGCCAGTGTTCACCAatatgcctttcagtgcatcagcaagcttgccgcttAGCTACTGTACTTTCTCCTTCTAAAgccgaaatacacgccgaaacagctcgtccaaaaAGTggaatgcatccttgtacaccgtctttcacCGTTGCTTACGCCAACCTGCCCATTTAGCCATACGGTTGCTTGCGGTCACtacgtgtttgatgaatgtgcgcGAGGAAAAAGTGTAGTGTGGAGTCTGcaaggcaccagtaaagcgtttctTTTCGCACCACATTTATTCATtagtcacaataatttttttttgccacagccgttgatactagtttcccaactgtaGAACACAGCAGGGAAAGAAAAGCATGTAGCATCAACAGTGATtcgcatatgccttgtcgagtgctgcgcagagattccACAAAAAAAGTTGTACTTACACTGTggcaaacgggcgagttggctgtacgtTTTTAAGGGAGAACAGTGCGAaatagccggaaagcagaggcaacacaggatgagcgctcgtcctgttttctttgctttccgtctcagtcttacgcgctgtttgcccttaaaaaaaaaatcttcatcttGACTGCAAGCGTGAATGCTAGTAATTACacgtttggcatgttgtgcatacttgtaggcccgatgtagccctggtttgcactttgctgaaacacattacatagCTGGTGGAATGTACAGCAaatgctacacaagacattgctcttcgtagattttactggactataaaaccatgttacgtgtacaagacacactagtatcacagacgatgatgccaacatggctgcgttcaaagttgtaaagggacccacccacaaacgagagccattaacattgttgcatcatacctttaaaggcggagctcaagcatcccccaaatattttttttttgcctcattcaacaccagttcagaagtgactttgtacgaatgctggcaagcctcatttttacTCGAGTCtcttgaggatagaacatgttacaatacACACAATGAACActgtacggaaaagcaggaaaagtaatgcgaaaaaaaaaacgattcagtAACATGCGAACAAActtaacagacacaaaatcaaagcgttcaaaatttatccaaaatccccatattatgatgcccctCATagctacagtcacttcagaaccCTTTGCCCCATATAttgcaaatgaaagaaaacaagcactagaaattgcaccttgtgcagctgccacagctgcaggtaaacaatTGAAAGAAGTGGAAAATAAAAACAGTATATgaggcttccacacctggcagTGCTTAAAATAcgtaactggaagaaaataaagtgTGTGAAGCGTCTGGGCCTGCAGAGcttgcaagaaataaaaaaattatgccaaagcacatggcagagatgatctgctaagtgcagtgtgcgcagtgagGACACgcctccagcatgctctgctgaaacgcagcgtcctggcggttgcGGGTCTCAGTAAGGTCTGCCAAACGACGCGATTCATGCAGCGTCTGGCGCAGCACCTCATTGGCCttatcgtctcgccgtcgcttcccaagaaggctaggcgtggcacgtggTGAGGGCTGCAGTGTGTGcaggtgtgtgctgctgtgagggctgagGTGAGGGCTGCGGtgagggcaccggtgtagctgtcgggaaagaaaatgtgctcatcacgcaatgcgtcatgtggtggaataagcaaagcaTTTGGCACAATGTGTTAGAGGTCTTGACATAAATAGACAGGACAGCAATCTCGGGTCGCATTATTGTAGCATATTTTATGTGCACTTCTGCTAGACTACTAGGAGATATCGCAGCCTTACTggaagagaaataaacattctgcacagcgtggcaaagccagagagtgACAGTTTTGTGGATAGTGCAAAATCACTGCAGTTATTCGGCTACTGCCGCTAACGCTGCCAGCAAggatagtgctattactttcaagcagcagCGAGAAAGGGTAGTACGAtgcttgaataatggcaagccaactaacggtctgtggggctcagtgtgtcttgtcgacaacttgctgaggctccccgttcatctcctctgctgtaacagggcaaaaggtgcggctgattggtactggcaaaccatgaaactaaaagagcactagcaaaagaaaAGCAATCAGTAATGCGCAATCACTAgtttatgcattcctgcacctcctccgagactaaactAACTAACAGATAAAAAAACAGTGCTTGTAAGGCGCTAGGTACAGACATCATGTTTATAAACGACCGGCCCCtcgttgttgagaatcgacgcgagctggttccacagctcgcgtttttcaacagctgtgtatgagtttgttaggtcggcagaacctcgagccaagagcggatggctctccatgaACTCCACTATGATTAGCTCTTGCTCACTCGACATTCTccgtgttggcgccatttcgagactataatttCCGCGCAGATAATTACAGCAGCGAACACggcggggaaaacaaacaggcaatagtttctgttctgcttttcgaaagcagggaataacagggaaaaacctttgctctgagttcgggctaatatgttttgcaggaacatatgcgtgtgctgcgctgcagaaaacttatagcacagccaagaacgaccgaaaacaagcaaggttgttagcgtgcgcccaaccgccttgcttggttcttgctccttcccaactgaatcatttgtgccagacgtttatgaagccaaaaaagttgattttatccaacaagccgtgcttcgtggacgtcttgtatttactaaagcaaaagaaacagaacccaaatcatatgcttggcatgtggcatctttaaaccaataacacagacttacctcaagttgtcttcgtcgattttcgggcccgacgtttcgtgcaggttcctttctggaggcccgtgaccttcactggcttcgataattgttatccgcgcactttggacaaccaaatagaaccctgatttcagacgacgcgtaaaaaagcaggaactagccgtgggatcagctgttttcttgaaggccgccatgttcattgtttacatctgccagcgcgccctcattgcaacaaaagttacccacgaaagtatttatttgcaaaagtgaatgttcttgttttgcttcatgtcagtgaaaatgaaatatattttttgaaagaataaaactatatttattttattcactgcgtgttcttataaaaaagttagcatacggcctCTTGCCGTGCAAATAGGCCTCTTGTGCAAATAAACGCTTCGGGGCGGCACCCttctagccattggttgattccgcgtttcgtcacgcgttgacgtttcgccttgtcgtcatgctgtcgtcattttaacgtcacgctctacaac is a window of Amblyomma americanum isolate KBUSLIRL-KWMA chromosome 4, ASM5285725v1, whole genome shotgun sequence DNA encoding:
- the LOC144130207 gene encoding uncharacterized protein LOC144130207, whose protein sequence is MKSRRTEGMGAFPGAPRGKGGSEGDLPSSRLHPRRRRLRQRHADCHQSAAGRPSKQGSIMEPQRILRAEHHDRHSGYPLEPQLLTPVSGHPDANTAEGQYNAAHASMRCVVEHCIGVLKSRFRCLQRYRTLHYEPERTVVITAACAALHDICLEEALGADEDPTTDEPGNNGPPLLAGYLAGTGSRMTYLRGRAMRDRIIGLFGTTRPQRHAPLQTAAVATAAATPAAAPPPAVSSTSSGSCGCNDPACWRGELSQPLLPRAVPLPSVSA